From the genome of Azospirillum baldaniorum:
CGCGCCATCGCCGCCCAGGCCGACCGCGCCGGGCAGATCATCGCCCGCATCCGCGACTTCGTGCGCAAGCGCGCCGTCCAGCTGGAGCCGGCCGACGTCAACGGCGCGGTGGAGGCGGCGCTGCAGCTCTGCGAGGGGCGGGCGCGCAGCGGGAACATCCCGGTCACCCGTTCGCTGACCCCCGGCCTGCCGCCGGTGCTGGCCGACCGGGTGCAGATCGAGCAGGTCGTCCTGAACCTCGTCAAGAACGCGCTGGACGCGATGGATGGTTTGGCGGACGGCGAGGCGGGGGAGGGCCGGGGCGTCACCGTGCGCACCGGCCTGGACGGGGAAGGACGGGTGGAGATCGCCGTGGCCGACCGCGGGCACGGCCTGTCGGAGGACGCGCGGACGCGCCTGTTCGATCCCTTCTTCACCACCAAGCCCGGCGGCATGGGCCTCGGCCTGTCGATCTGCCGGACCATCGTGGAAAGCCATGGCGGCCATCTCTGGGCCACCGATCATCCGGGCGGGGGCACCGTCGTGCGCTTCGTCCTGCCCGCAGCGAAGGAGAAGGTCGATGCAGGCTGACGCGGCCCGCACCGTCTACGTGGTGGACGACGATCCGGCGATGCGCCATTCGCTGGGCTGGCTGATCGGCTCGCTGGGCGTGGCGGTGGAGTCCTTCGGTTCCGGCGAGGAGTTCCTGCGCGCCATGCGCGCCGACCGGCCCGGCTGCCTCGTCACCGACGTGCGGATGCCGGGGATGAGCGGGCTGGAGCTGCAGGACACGCTGGCCCGCGCCGGCTCCGTCCTGGCCGTGGTGGTCATCACCGGCCACGGCGACGTGCCGATGGCCGCCCGCGCCTTCCGCGCCGGGGCGGTGGATGTCATCGAGAAGCCCTTCAACGACCAGCTTCTGCTCGACCGGGTGCACGAGGCGCTGGAGAAATCCCGGCGGGCGTGGGAGGCGCAGGCGCGCAAGGGCCATGTCCGCGCCCTGCTGGGCCGCCTGACCCCGCGGGAGCGGCAGGTCGCCGATCTGGTGGTGCAGGGCAAACCGAACAAGGTCATCGCCGCGGAGATCAACCTCAGCCTGAAGACGGTGGAGGTGCACCGCCACAACGTCATGGACAAGCTGGAGGTCGCCTCCGTCTCCGACCTGACCCGGCTGCTGATCGAAGCCGAATAGCTGTCAAACGGCCGCCATCGCCTGCCGCACCCAGCCGAGCAGGGCGGGCAGCGGCATCGCCCCGGCGGTGCGCGCCACCTCGCGCCCATGGTGGACCAGGACGAGGGTCGGGATGCTGCGCACGCCGAAGCGGGCGGCGAGATCGGGTGCGGCCTCGGTGTCGACCTTGGCGAGACGGACGTGGGGTTCCAACTGGCCGGCGGCCTGCTCGAAGACCGGCGCCATCATCCGGCACGGCCCGCACCACTCCGCCCAGAAGTCGATGAGCAGCGGCAGGTCGCTGCGCTCCGCCTGGGCCGTGAAGCGGGCGGCGGTGAGCGGGATCGGCTTGCCCTGGAACAACGGCTGCCCGCAACGGCCGCATTTCCCGGCGCCGGGCTGGTCCAGGCGTCCGCGTGGCATGCGGTTCAGAGTATCGCAGTTTGGGCAGGCGACGTGCAGAAGGTCGGACATGGCGCGGCTTCCCTCCAGGGCGGGCATCCTTATGAGCG
Proteins encoded in this window:
- a CDS encoding response regulator transcription factor — its product is MQADAARTVYVVDDDPAMRHSLGWLIGSLGVAVESFGSGEEFLRAMRADRPGCLVTDVRMPGMSGLELQDTLARAGSVLAVVVITGHGDVPMAARAFRAGAVDVIEKPFNDQLLLDRVHEALEKSRRAWEAQARKGHVRALLGRLTPRERQVADLVVQGKPNKVIAAEINLSLKTVEVHRHNVMDKLEVASVSDLTRLLIEAE
- the trxC gene encoding thioredoxin TrxC, giving the protein MSDLLHVACPNCDTLNRMPRGRLDQPGAGKCGRCGQPLFQGKPIPLTAARFTAQAERSDLPLLIDFWAEWCGPCRMMAPVFEQAAGQLEPHVRLAKVDTEAAPDLAARFGVRSIPTLVLVHHGREVARTAGAMPLPALLGWVRQAMAAV